One Streptomyces sp. 1331.2 genomic window, CCACCAGGATCGCCGTCCCGATGGAGTTCAGCAGGAACGGGAAGACGCTGCGCGGCCACCGCAGGCTGAGCACCACCGACACGAAGCCGAACGCGGCCGAGGCGAGCACGGCGCGCCCGGTACCGGCCGCGCCGTCGCCGCGGCCCGCCGACCGGCCGCGCCGGGTCAGCAGGCGCGGCGCGTCGCCGCGGGCCGCGAGGGCGTGCAGCATCCGCGAGGAGCCGTAGATGTTGGCGTTCATCGCCGACAGCAGGGCCACCAGCACGACGGCGTCCATCAGCTGCGCCGCGCCCGGCACCCCGATCCGTCCGATCGCGGCCGCGTACGGGCCGCCGGCGACCGCCGGATCGTCCCACGGCACCACGGCGACGATCACCGCCATCGAGCCGATGTAGAACAGCGCCACCCGCCACAGCACCGTGCGCACCGCCCGGCGCACCGCCGCCACCGGGTCCTCGCACTCGGCGGCGGCGATGGTCACCGTCTCCAGCCCGCCGTACGCGAACACCGCCGCGATGGTGCCCACCGCGACCCCGTGCCAGCCGTGCGGCAGCAGGCCGCCGTGCGCGGTCAGGTTCTCCGCGGCCGGAGTCCGGCCGGTGAGCACGGCGGCGGCGCCGAGCAGGATGAACGCGCAGATCGAGGCCGCCTTCACCCCGGCGAACCAGAACTCCAGCTCGCCGAAGCGCCGCACACCCGCCAGGTTCGTCCCGGTGAACAGCGCCATGAACGCTGCCACCCACACCCAGGCCGGTACCTGCGGCAGCCATCCCGCCACGATCCTGGACGCCCCGATCGCCTCCGCGGCCACGCTCACCACCAGCAGCGCCCAGTACATCCAGCCGGCCAGCAGCCCGGCCCACGGCCCCCAGGCGCGGGTGGCGTGCGCGGCGAACGACCCGGAGTCGGGGTGGGCGGCGGACATCTCGCCGAGCATCCGCATGACCACCACGGTGAGCGCCCCGGCCACCACGTACGACACCACGATCCCGGGCCCCGCCGCGGCGATCCCGACACCGGAGCCGACGAACAGCCCGGCTCCGATCGCACCGCCCAGCGCGATCATGGCGATGTGGCGCTGTCTCAGCCCACGACTGACCGACCGGTCCTCGGACATCACGACTCCCCCCGTTGTGATCCAACCGGGGGAGATCCTGGCCCCGACCGCCCGTCGTGATCAAGTCCTCCGGCCGCCCCGACCGAGGCGTGGACACCCGCCGACCACAGCGCGGGACGCCCCGCGGCCCATCTCCGGACCGGTCTCCTGCCCCGCGGCGTTGCCACTCGGGGGCCCTTGGCACGACGACGCTGCCGACGTAAGTCCGTGCGCTGCACCAGAGGTGAAGGCTCGTCAGGCGACTGTGCGTACGATCCGGGCCGGCGGGCGCACCCCCTGGGAGCTGTTCAAGATCCGGACCACGCGAGTAGGTGCGCCTGTTCCGACCGGATCGGATGTCCGGGGCCCGCTTCACCGGTCCGCCCGCGCGGGCGGACCGGTTCCGACGTCACGGGCGGTGGAAGGGTGTGAGGCTGAGGGTGAAGTCGGCGGTGCCGAGTTCGAGCCGGTGCTGTGGCAGGACACCGGGTCCGCAAGCGGCGCTTCCGAGGCCCTGGACGGCGTGGTCGGTGTGCAGGTGGACGAGCGGGCCGGGGGTCAGCTCGGTCTGGTGCCGGGCGGCGGCGAGCTGCCGGTCGGTCCAGGGACGGGCGGACAGGTGGAAGGGTTCTTCGCCCCGGACGTGGATGGCGTCGGAGCCGTCGCTGATCCGCGCCCACCGCACGTCCATCCGGTTGCCGTTCTCCTGCGGGCGCACGTAGGGCGTCTGCAGCCGGTCGACCGTGGCGCGGAAGCGTCCGACGCGGACCGCCTGCCGGGAGTCCGGGTAGGCCTCGCCGGGGCCGGCGCCGAACCACTCGACCTGTGACCAGTCGGCGGGGAGCTGCCAGTCGAGGCCGATCCGGGCCAGTGAGCGGGAGGTGTTGCGGCGGACCAGTTCCCGGCGCTCTTCCGGCGGCAGGGCGGGGTCGACCATGGTGTCGGCGAAGTCGTCCGTCCGCTCGGGCCAGTGGCCCACCGGTTCGGCGTGCACGTGGAGCCGCAGGCCGGTCCCGTCGCTGGTCCAGCGATAGGTCGTCAGGTAGCCGCAGGCAACGGCGGCGGCGGCGCTGCGGACCACGACGGTCAGGCCCTGGGCGTCGGGCGTGACGGAGACGGTGCGGTGGCGCAGCCGGTCCAGGCCGCGCTCCTTCCAGTAGGCGGCGTCGCGCTGGGACCAGCCGCGGTCGTTGTCGGTGGGTGCGCGCCACAGGCCCAGGGTGGGGCCCTGCAGCGGCAGTCCGCCGAGGTCGAGGAGGCTGCCGGTGGCGGGGTCGAACCGGCCGGGCCCGAGCGTGACGGATCCGTCCGCGGCGTGCGGGGACATCAGCGGTGCGTCCGAGCGGTCGCGGCGCGGTGCGGAAAGCGGGAGTTGTCCCCAGGCGATGACGTGGCCCTCGGGCGCCCAGTCGGCGGGCTTGGCCAGCTCCGCCCGGACGGTCAGCCACAGTTCACCGCCGTCCTCGTCAGCGGCCTGCCAGGCCGGCGCGGGCAGCAGCAGTCGACCGTGGTTTCCGGCTGGCAGCTGCGGCGTGGGCAGTGTGCCTGCGGCGATCTCGACGCCCTCGCGCGCGAGCGACCAGGTGAACCGCAGGTGGGACAGGTCCAGGACTTCGTAGTGGTTCTCGACGCTCAGCGTTCCGGGCTCGGGGCCCGGGCCGATGCGGACGGGAGCGATGACCTTGGCGTACTCCAGCAGGCCGGGCGAGGGAGTGCCGTCGGGGAAGACCAGGCCGTCGCAGATGAAGTTGCCGTCGTGCAGGTCCTCGCCGAAGTCGCCGCCGTAGCCGAAGAATTCGCGGCCCGCTGCGTCGTGCGTGCGCAGCCCCTGGTCCATCCACTCCCACACCCAGCCGCCCTGCACCCGCGGGTACTCGTCGAAGAGCCGCGCGTACTCGGCCAGGGCGCCGGGTCCGTTGCCCATCGCGTGGGCGAACTCGGTGAGGAGGAAGGGCATGCGGTTGCGCGGATCGTCGGCCGGGTCGCCGGAGCCGGCCCTCGCGGGGTAGTGGATCTCGCCCGGGAGCAGCTGTCCGCGGCCGATGCGGGCGACGGCCGCGGGCGGGCGGTACATCTGGCCGTGGACGTCGGTGTACTCGCCGAGCCGGTCGGCCTCGTAGTGGATCGGACGGGAGGGGTCGCGCCGGCGCGCCCAGTCGGCCATCGCGCGCAGGTTCCGGCCGTCGCCCGCCTCGTTGCCCAGGGACCACAGGACGATGCTGGGGTGGTTCTTGTCCCGCTCGATCGTGCGCTCGATGCGGTCCAGGTAGGCGGCCTGCCAGCGCGGGTCGTCGGAGGGGTTGCGCTCCCACGTGGTGGCGTCGGCGTACTCGAAGCCGTGGGTCTCCAGGTCGCATTCGAGGGTGACGTACAGGCCGAGTTCGTCGCACAGGTCGAGGAAGGCGGGGTGCGGCGGGTAGTGGGAGGTGCGGACGGCGTTGATGTTGTGACGCTTCATCAGCTCCACGTCGCGGCGCATGGCCTCCACGGAGAGGGCGCGGCCGTGGTCGGGGTCGAACTCGTGCCGGTTGACGCCCCGCAGCACCACGCGGCGCCCGTTGACCCGCAGGACGCCGTCCCCGTCGACGGTGACGGTGCGGAAGCCGAAGCGGACGCGCACGCGTTCGCTGCCGGTGGCCAGCCGGGCCTCGTACAGGTGCGGGTCCTCCGCGCTCCAGGGCCGCACCGCCGGGAACCGGAGCTCGCCGTCGGCCGGCTGGTCGTGGACGCCGAGGGCGGGGACGCTGATCCGCACGGGTGCGTCCGCGTCCGCGTCCACGCGCAACCGGCCCTCGCCGGTGGCGTCGTCGTAGTCGGCGCGGACGAAGACGTCCCGGATGCCACCGGCGGGGCGGGCCAGCAGTGCCACGTCGCGGAAGATGCCCGACAGGCGCCAGGTGTCCTGGTCCTCCAGGTAGGTGCCGGCGGAGAACTGGTGCACCCGCACGGCGAGCACGTTGCGGCCGGGCCTCAGCGCCTCGGTCACGTCGAACTCGGCCGCCAGCCGGCTGCCGTAGGTGACACCCAGCTCCCGGCCGTTGAGCCAGACCCGGGCGCAGGAGTCCACCCCCTCGAAACGCACCACCGCGGGCACGCCCTGCCAGGACTCCGGCAGGTCGAAGACGCGGCGGTAGTCACCGGTCTCGTTCTCGTCCGGGACGAACGGCGGGTCGAGCGGGATGGGGTAGGCGATGTTCAGGTAGACGGGCCGGCCGTAGCCGCGCAGCTGCCAGTGCGAGGGGACCGGCAGGGCGTCCCAGGAGCCGTCGTCGAACTCCGGGTCCTGGAACCCGTCCGGTTCGGCCCGCAGCGCCGGGGAGAACCGGAACGCCCACGGCCCGTTGAGGTCGATCCGGGGGGCATCGGAGTCCAGGACCGCGCGCGGCGCCGGCCTTCCGCGGCCG contains:
- a CDS encoding amino acid permease; the encoded protein is MSEDRSVSRGLRQRHIAMIALGGAIGAGLFVGSGVGIAAAGPGIVVSYVVAGALTVVVMRMLGEMSAAHPDSGSFAAHATRAWGPWAGLLAGWMYWALLVVSVAAEAIGASRIVAGWLPQVPAWVWVAAFMALFTGTNLAGVRRFGELEFWFAGVKAASICAFILLGAAAVLTGRTPAAENLTAHGGLLPHGWHGVAVGTIAAVFAYGGLETVTIAAAECEDPVAAVRRAVRTVLWRVALFYIGSMAVIVAVVPWDDPAVAGGPYAAAIGRIGVPGAAQLMDAVVLVALLSAMNANIYGSSRMLHALAARGDAPRLLTRRGRSAGRGDGAAGTGRAVLASAAFGFVSVVLSLRWPRSVFPFLLNSIGTAILVVWILIAASHLRLHGRRQRPDGPGQQERDQERGSRQAAPVRGLPYLGYAALAAMAGVLVFMLVDPGSRSQVLCTGAWTAVLLLVAGVRRRRRRPDDAPAAAPTDPAEPAAPAADPDAGPAVAALTAAARTVPGTGRPRS
- a CDS encoding glycoside hydrolase family 2 TIM barrel-domain containing protein, with protein sequence MPARYFEDFVPGRGRPAPRAVLDSDAPRIDLNGPWAFRFSPALRAEPDGFQDPEFDDGSWDALPVPSHWQLRGYGRPVYLNIAYPIPLDPPFVPDENETGDYRRVFDLPESWQGVPAVVRFEGVDSCARVWLNGRELGVTYGSRLAAEFDVTEALRPGRNVLAVRVHQFSAGTYLEDQDTWRLSGIFRDVALLARPAGGIRDVFVRADYDDATGEGRLRVDADADAPVRISVPALGVHDQPADGELRFPAVRPWSAEDPHLYEARLATGSERVRVRFGFRTVTVDGDGVLRVNGRRVVLRGVNRHEFDPDHGRALSVEAMRRDVELMKRHNINAVRTSHYPPHPAFLDLCDELGLYVTLECDLETHGFEYADATTWERNPSDDPRWQAAYLDRIERTIERDKNHPSIVLWSLGNEAGDGRNLRAMADWARRRDPSRPIHYEADRLGEYTDVHGQMYRPPAAVARIGRGQLLPGEIHYPARAGSGDPADDPRNRMPFLLTEFAHAMGNGPGALAEYARLFDEYPRVQGGWVWEWMDQGLRTHDAAGREFFGYGGDFGEDLHDGNFICDGLVFPDGTPSPGLLEYAKVIAPVRIGPGPEPGTLSVENHYEVLDLSHLRFTWSLAREGVEIAAGTLPTPQLPAGNHGRLLLPAPAWQAADEDGGELWLTVRAELAKPADWAPEGHVIAWGQLPLSAPRRDRSDAPLMSPHAADGSVTLGPGRFDPATGSLLDLGGLPLQGPTLGLWRAPTDNDRGWSQRDAAYWKERGLDRLRHRTVSVTPDAQGLTVVVRSAAAAVACGYLTTYRWTSDGTGLRLHVHAEPVGHWPERTDDFADTMVDPALPPEERRELVRRNTSRSLARIGLDWQLPADWSQVEWFGAGPGEAYPDSRQAVRVGRFRATVDRLQTPYVRPQENGNRMDVRWARISDGSDAIHVRGEEPFHLSARPWTDRQLAAARHQTELTPGPLVHLHTDHAVQGLGSAACGPGVLPQHRLELGTADFTLSLTPFHRP